TTCCTGACCTTACCGTCCCGCGCGGCCACGCTGGTGACGAGCGGGGTGCTGCTGCTGGCCGCCGCGATCTGCGCGTGGCACGTGACCCGAACTGTGCCCGCCGCCACGCAGCTCCGGGTGGCGGGGTCGGCGGTGCAGTTCCTGCTGACCGGCGCGGTGCTGATCGTCCTGAACCGCACCATCGGGGTGCAGCACCACCGCCTGATGGCGTCGCGCGCCGCCGCGTTCACGGATGTCCTGACCGGGCTCGCCAACCGCCGCTCGGCCGAGGAACGGCTCGCGGAACTGGCCACGCTGGGAAGCGGCTTCACGCTGGTGATGTTCGACCTCGACCACTTCAAGCAGGTGAACGACACGCATGGGCACGCGACTGGGGATCTGGTGCTCCGGGGTGTGGCGGCCAGCGCCCGGGCCCGCGTACCGTCCGGCGGCCTGGCGGCCCGCTGGGGCGGAGAGGAATTCCTGCTGATCCTGCCCCCACAGCCGAAAGACGCTGTGCAGGCCATGTTGCAGGCGCTGCGCTCGGATCTGAAGGCGCAGCAGCACGGGCCGGTCAGTGGCGTTACGGCCTGCTTCGGCGTGGCCGATGCCCGGCCCGGTGAGCATCCGGATCACGTGCTCGCACGGGCAGACGCCGCCATGTACACCGCCAAGGCACAGGGCCGCAACGACATCCGCCGGTCGGACACCGTGATCCGGCCCGGTCAGCACGATCCGGCGAACTGAGCGCGCACGCTGACCCAGCCGGACTCTGTTTGACTGGAGTCAGAAACGCTGCACTATCATGCCCGCATGGCGTACACCATCCTCGTCGCGGACGATGAACCGGCCATCCGCACCATGCTGGAGGTCATCCTGTCGGCCGACGGGCATGACATCGTGGCAGTGTCGGACGGCAAGGCCGCGCTCGACTATCTCAGGGACCATACGCCGGACGTGATGCTGCTGGACATCAAGATGCCGCACATGGACGGCTTTGAAATCTGCTCCCGCGTGAAGCGCATCAAGCGCCTGCGAACCATTCCTGTGCTGCTTCTCACGGGCTTCGACGATGATCAGACACGCGACCATGCCAAACTCGTGGGCGCAGACGATATCGTGTACAAGCCGCTGTCCGGGAAGAACCTGCGCGGCCGCGTGAACCAGCTGGTGGAGGCGCGGCGGCGATAGACCGGGGGGCAGGCGGAACGGAGTCCCCACCTTGATCTTTGTCCTGCGCTTCTTCAAATTCCTGTTCTCGCTGCTGATCGCCGCCCTGGTGGCCGGGGTCGGCGTGGCCGCCACCTACGGCACCAAGTGGTTCCGCGAACTGCCGGACTACCGGCAACTCGACAACCTGACCCGGTCGCTCGGCTCGGAGACGAAGGTGTACGCGCGCGACAACACGCCGCTGGGCACC
The Deinococcus sp. KSM4-11 DNA segment above includes these coding regions:
- a CDS encoding diguanylate cyclase, which codes for MFLILVVLVIVASGAALGLQRPHYDRLDVWALPSYALVMVALQALLALRRIPLTTALRTAYLGGAIYVLLALYHQFQVMPTTSVTLMENTYWFAVIYAAAFLTLPSRAATLVTSGVLLLAAAICAWHVTRTVPAATQLRVAGSAVQFLLTGAVLIVLNRTIGVQHHRLMASRAAAFTDVLTGLANRRSAEERLAELATLGSGFTLVMFDLDHFKQVNDTHGHATGDLVLRGVAASARARVPSGGLAARWGGEEFLLILPPQPKDAVQAMLQALRSDLKAQQHGPVSGVTACFGVADARPGEHPDHVLARADAAMYTAKAQGRNDIRRSDTVIRPGQHDPAN
- a CDS encoding PleD family two-component system response regulator, with amino-acid sequence MAYTILVADDEPAIRTMLEVILSADGHDIVAVSDGKAALDYLRDHTPDVMLLDIKMPHMDGFEICSRVKRIKRLRTIPVLLLTGFDDDQTRDHAKLVGADDIVYKPLSGKNLRGRVNQLVEARRR